A single Cyclopterus lumpus isolate fCycLum1 chromosome 3, fCycLum1.pri, whole genome shotgun sequence DNA region contains:
- the LOC117748424 gene encoding LOW QUALITY PROTEIN: AFG3-like protein 1 (The sequence of the model RefSeq protein was modified relative to this genomic sequence to represent the inferred CDS: inserted 3 bases in 2 codons; deleted 1 base in 1 codon) — protein MGLLSATVGPFRSRIHAVRTWSRDLSTMSASLRSGGALASKASLFQRRCGGLYQHIFPLARLLSSNKPPRGFEKFFPKSEGSTGVNKSAEDENTKERDTYNDEDERRRGXKKEESHWWTRFQDGFPLDEKAVQYLAIGAAGMTSAFWYFYFRETGMQISWKDFVHHYLNRGLVDHLEVVNKQYVKVIPANGMKTSEVSYLWFNIGSVDSFEHNLEMAQQEMGLDXSEKVPVFYSSESDGTQLFTVLPTLLLVGFLLFVMRAGPMAGGRGGGGQGNPFSMSKSKAKIIKDNISIRFKDVAGCEEAKVEILEFVNFLKNPRQYQDLGAKIPKGAMLSGPPGTGKTLLAKATAGEANVPFITVNGSEFQEMFVGVGPARIRDTFATARKNAPCILFIDEIDAVGRKRGNGNFGNQNEQENTLNQLLVEMDGFNSSTNVVVLAGTNRADILDPALMRPGRFDRHIYIGPPDIKGRASIFKVHLRPLKLDISIQVEALARKLAALTPGFTGADIANVCNEAALIAARHLDRHVNTKHFEQAVERVIGGLEKRSQVLQHPEKTTVAYHEAGHAVAGWFLEHADPLLKVSIVPRGKGLGYAQYLPKEQYLFTREQLFDRMCMMLGGRVAEQVFFQRITTGAQDDLRKVTQSAYAQVVQFGMNEAVGQVSFDLPQPGDVVTEKPFSESTAQLIDQEVRLLIDSAFQRTLQLVTNKKEMVEKVAKLLLEKEILDKADMVELLGTRPFQEKSSYEEFVDGLGEFEEDTSLPDGLKNWNKNKGEEKHPQNGQSKAALYL, from the exons ATGGGGCTTCTCTCTGCGACTGTCGGTCCCTTTCGGAGCCGAATACACGCGGTTCGGACGTGGAGCCGAGACTTGTCCACGATGTCAGCTTCTCTGCGCAGCGGCGGCGCACTCGCGTCG AAGGCGTCACTGTTCCAAAGGAGATGTGGAGGATTATATCAACACATTTTTCCGCTTGCTCGGTTGCTTAGCTCAAACAAACCACCAAGAG GTTTTGAAAAGTTTTTTCCAAAGagtgaaggaagcactggcgTCAACAAATCAGCTGAAG ATGAAAATACCAAAGAACGGGACACAtataatgatgaagatgaaagacgaagag agaaaaaagaagaatcgCACTGGTGGACGCGTTTTCAG GATGGTTTTCCCTTGGATGAAAAAGCAGTTCAGTACTTGGCAATTGGTGCAGCAGGCATGACCTCAGCGttttggtacttttactttcgaGAGACAGGGATGCAGATCTCCTGGAAGGACTTTGTGCATCATTACTTGAACAGAGGCTTG GTGGATCACCTGGAGGTGGTCAATAAACAATATGTCAAAGTAATTCCTGCCAATGGAATGAAGACATCAGAAGTG AGCTATTTGTGGTTCAACATTGGCAGTGTTGACTCATTTGAGCATAACCTAGAAATGGCCCAGCAAGAAATGGGTTTGGA CTCAGAGAAAGTACCTGTGTTCTACAGCAGTGAAAGTGATgg GACACAGCTTTTTACTGTTCTCCCCACTTTACTCCTGGTC GGCTTTTTACTTTTTGTCATGCGGGCGGGACCAATGGCAGGAGGTCGTGGGGGTGGAGGGCAAGGAAACCCCTTCAGTATGAGTAAATCCAAAGCCAAGATTATAAAAGACAACATCAGCATTCGGTTCAAAGATGTTGCTGGCTGTGAGGAGGCTAAAGTGGAGATTTTGGAGTTTGTCAACTTCTTGAAGAACCCGCGGCAGTATCAGGACCTCGGAGCCAAGATCCCAAAG GGTGCGATGTTATCGGGCCCACCTGGTACTGGCAAGACCTTGTTAGCAAAGGCCACAGCAGGAGAGGCCAACGTCCCCTTCATCACCGTCAACGGCTCGGAGTTCCAGGAAATGTTTGTTGGCGTGGGCCCAGCGAGG ATAAGGGATACGTTTGCCACAGCTCGGAAAAATGCCCCTTGCATCCTTTTCATTGACGAGATCGACGCAGTTGGCAGAAAGAGAGGCAATGGAAACTTTGGCAACCAGAACGAGCAGGAAAACACCCTCAACCAGTTGCTTGTGGAAATGGACG GATTCAACAGTAGCACTAACGTGGTCGTTTTAGCTGGCACCAACCGAGCTGATATCTTGGATCCAGCTTTGATGAGGCCGGGGCGCTTTGATCGACATATATACATAG GCCCACCAGATATTAAAGGCAGGGCATCCATCTTTAAGGTGCATTTAAGACCTCTGAAGTTGGACATTAGTATACAAGTGGAGGCTTTGGCCAGGAAGCTCGCTGCACTGACCCCAGGTTTCACTG GGGCTGATATTGCGAATGTGTGTAATGAGGCTGCTCTAATAGCTGCACGGCACCTCGACCGACATGTCAACACGAAGCACTTTGAACAGGCCGTCGAGAGAGTTATTGGAG GTCTAGAGAAAAGGAGTCAGGTACTGCAGCATCCGGAGAAAACTACCGTGGCGTATCATGAGGCCGGACACGCTGTAGCGGGCTGGTTCCTAGAACATGCTGACCCGCTTCTTAAG GTGTCAATTGTCCCCAGAGGGAAAGGTTTGGGTTATGCACAGTATCTGCCGAAGGAACAGTACCTGTTCACCCGGGAGCAGCTGTTTGACAGAATGTGCATGATGCTCGGGGGTCGAGTGGCTGAGCAGGTTTTCTTTCAACGAATTACCACCGGGGCGCAGGATGACCTCAGGAAAGTCACGCAGTCTGCGTATGCTCAG GTTGTACAGTTTGGCATGAACGAGGCGGTGGGCCAGGTGTCCTTTGACCTGCCTCAGCCGGGTGATGTCGTAACTGAGAAGCCCTTCAGTGAGTCCACAGCCCAGCTTATAGACCAGGAGGTCCGCCTGCTCATTGATTCTGCCTTCCAACGAACACTTCAGCTCGTTACCAACAAGAAAGAAAtggtggagaag GTGGCAAAACTTCTTCTAGAAAAGGAGATTCTAGACAAAGCCGAcatggtggagctgctgggaaCTCGTCCTTTTCAGGAGAAGTCGTCGTATGAGGAGTTTGTTGACGGACTGGGGGAGTTTGAGGAGGACACCTCTCTACCCGACGGGCTGAAGAACTGGAACAAGAACAAAGGGGAGGAAAAACACCCACAGAATGGACAAAGCAAAGCAGCACTTTACCTGTAG
- the def8 gene encoding LOW QUALITY PROTEIN: differentially expressed in FDCP 8 homolog (The sequence of the model RefSeq protein was modified relative to this genomic sequence to represent the inferred CDS: inserted 3 bases in 2 codons) translates to MAFNEKLAXFRQPRLNPFDRGDEEDGLQGGKTPPLHESRPELFPGTRNHSSXTRTMDLGLAEDHFSRPMGLIVAPDIEQLKMAIEECKKLILELPEHSERQKDTVVKLIHLRLKLQELKDPGEDEPNLRILLEHRFSKEKSKSVKQTCDKCSTIIWGLIQTWYTCTGCYYRCHSKCMNLITKPCVRSKVSHQSEFELSICPEIGLDRQDYRCAECRTPISLRGVPSEARQCDYTGQYYCSTCHWNDTAIVPARVIHNWEFESRKVCRSSMRYLALMISRPVLKLKEINPLLFNFVEELVEIRKLRQDILLMKPYFITCKEAMEARLLLQLQDRQHFVENDDMYSLQDLIDISSGRLSCSLTEVHTTFAKHIKLDCERCQAKGFVCELCKEGDILFPFDSHTSVCHDCSAVFHRDCYYDNSTTCPRCARMTERKQDEVPVVKDA, encoded by the exons ATGGCGTTTAATGAGAAACTTG CTTTCCGACAACCCCGCCTAAATCCCTTTGATCgtggagatgaagaagatggtCTCCAAGGAGGCAAGACACCCCCACTGCACG AATCAAGACCTGAGCTGTTCCCTGGGACCAGAAACCACAGTTC GACCCGGACTATGGACCTTGGTCTAGCTGAGGATCACTTCTCAAGGCCTATG GGTTTGATTGTGGCTCCCGACATTGAACAGCTGAAAATGGCCATAGAAGAGTGTAAGAAGCTGATTCTGGAACTGCCGGAACACTCTGAGAGACAAAAGGACACTGTAGTGAAACTTATCCACCTTCGTCTCAAACTACAGGAACTTAAG GACCCTGGGGAGGATGAGCCTAATCTTAGAATCCTACTGGAGCACCGCTTTTCCAAGGAAAAGAGCAAGAGCGTGAAACAGACCTGTGACAAGTGTAGCACTATCATCTGGGGCCTTATCCAGACTTGGTATACCtgcacag GTTGCTATTATCGTTGCCATAGTAAGTGTATGAACTTGATCACCAAGCCCTGtgtcaggtcaaaggtcagccacCAGTCGGAGTTCGAGCTCAGCATCTGCCCTGAGATTGGACTAGACCGACAAGACTACCGCTGTGCAGAATGTCGCACACCTATTTCACTAA GGGGCGTGCCAAGTGAAGCCAGACAGTGTGACTACACAGGCCAGTATTACTGCAGCACATGCCACTGGAATGACACGGCCATCGTCCCAGCCCGTGTCATCCACAACTGGGAGTTTGAATCACGCAAG GTTTGTCGCTCCTCAATGCGCTACCTGGCTCTGATGATCTCACGACCTGTGCTGAAGCTAAAAGAAATCAACCCGCTGCTATTCAACTTTGTGGAGGAACTGGTCGAGATCAGG AAACTCCGTCAGGATATTTTGTTGATGAAACCTTATTTTATTACCTGTAAGGAGGCCATGGAGGCTCGGCTATTACTACAg CTTCAAGATCGACAACATTTTGTGGAGAACGACGATATGTACTCACTACAGGATTTGATTGACATCTCCAGTGGCAGACTCAGCTGTTCCCTCACAGAGGTCCACACCACGTTTGCTAAGCACATTAAACTAGACTGTGAG CGTTGTCAGGCCAAAGGATTTGTGTGTGAGCTGTGTAAGGAAGGAGACATACTGTTCCCTTTTGACAGTCATACCTCAGTCTGCCATGACTGCTCTGCTGTCTTCCACAG AGATTGTTACTATGACAACTCAACAACTTGTCCGCGATGTGCCCGAATGACCGAACGCAAGCAGGACGAGGTGCCAGTTGTGAAAGATGCGTAA